The following coding sequences are from one Myxococcales bacterium window:
- a CDS encoding DEAD/DEAH box helicase has translation MFHPVVEAWFTRRFGSPTAAQAEAWPLIAAGRNVLITAPTGSGKTLAAFLACLDHLVKRALGAPDTAEAATQGSLSMDPVRDDARGAPELSLLSDETAIVYVSPLKALSNDVRRNLETPLAEISETARAMGLALPPLRTALRTGDTSVKERREAVRKPPHILVTTPESLYILLTSESGRRGLRHVRTVIVDEIHAMAADKRGSHLALSLERLEALVGRPVQRIGLSATIYPLETASRLLVGARPAPAVVNAARPRTLDLAIEIPRDELGAVCTNEQWGELYDRVAEFARQHRSTLVFVNTRRLVERLAHNLSARLGEAAVGAHHGSLSRERRFQTEQRLKAGDLQLVVATASLELGIDVGAVDLVCLVGSPRTIATGVQRIGRASHTVGGTPKARLFPLTRDQLVECAGLVRAARRGTLDRVELRTGPLDILAQQLVAACACETWEEDALFELVRRAAPYDALTRADFDAVVDMLAEGISTSRGRPSALLHRDAVNRRLRARNGARLTALTSGGAIPDTALFEVVLEPEGTLIGTVDEDFAIDSSAGDVILLGNTSWRIRRVENGKVRVEDAAGAPPSVPFWFGEGPARTLELSDEVGELREEIARRACPPSELDVSPARIEPALLRSLSEGSALCEAGAKLLAGYVAAGHAALGAVPSQRCIVAERFFDESGGTQLVIHAPFGGRINRAWGMALRKRFCRSFDFELQAAATDEGVLLSLSPQHSFPLELILQMLRPNLVDELLTQAALQAPMFETRWRWNATRALALRRTQNGKRVPPNLLRMRSQDLLAAVFPGQVACQDNHGGGPIEVPDHPLVKQTLADCLGELMDAEGLKRVLEDLVAGRIATVVRETTEPSVFAHEILNANPYAFLDDAPLEERRSRAVAVRRGLPAELANSLGQLDPQALASVVEAAAPLVRSADELHDLLLEVGVWPAAEGEARGWTTGFTRLEEERRAGVLGLAGAHPPKHFWVAAERLSLVKAIWPDASVPPGLIEPPARRAHAWEGRDGALTDVVRGHMAFSPPLTAEALAERLGVTTSDAEAALAGVEAQGGVMRGRWTDPPPPAHDQGREQWVDRRLLARANRLTVEGLRRGIEPATPADLMRFLFAWQHVGPGRQLTGRDGLLEIVGQLQGFEAAAVTWERDLLPARLAGYDPGWLDDLCLGGHVSWGKLAPRAEPSTSLTRAAPLSLVLRRELPWLLEPVVPPSGTPAEAALSEPAQSVFRFLQEAGASFLDDLVVGLGLGRNEVETALWELVAAGRISADGFANLRALMPDRRQPARPRWFGSTGARSSARFGAGRWSLLRGPALQRGVPPEDARREQWARQCLRRFGVLFRDLLAREAHAPPWRELLPTLRLMEMRGEIRGGRLVEGFVGEQFALPEALEALRHTRKQPPTGTRTTLSACDPLNLIGITSPGARVPALPHHTVTYIDGVPLTHELVTCSDTDVVSGPTLTSASPPG, from the coding sequence ATGTTCCATCCGGTGGTCGAGGCCTGGTTCACCCGACGCTTCGGGAGCCCCACGGCAGCTCAGGCGGAGGCCTGGCCGCTCATCGCCGCCGGCCGAAACGTGTTGATTACGGCCCCCACGGGCTCGGGCAAGACGTTGGCTGCCTTTCTCGCGTGCCTCGATCATCTCGTGAAGCGCGCATTGGGCGCCCCGGACACCGCAGAGGCAGCGACGCAGGGCTCATTGTCAATGGACCCCGTCCGGGACGACGCACGCGGGGCGCCTGAACTGTCTTTACTCTCCGACGAAACGGCTATCGTCTACGTATCGCCGCTCAAGGCCTTGTCGAACGACGTACGCCGCAATCTGGAAACCCCGCTGGCCGAGATCAGCGAAACGGCTCGCGCGATGGGGCTTGCACTGCCTCCCTTGCGGACGGCCCTACGAACGGGTGACACGAGCGTGAAGGAACGCCGGGAAGCGGTTCGCAAACCCCCGCACATTCTCGTCACCACACCCGAATCGCTCTACATTCTCCTCACGTCGGAATCGGGCCGCCGTGGGCTACGCCACGTGCGTACGGTGATCGTCGACGAAATCCACGCCATGGCCGCCGACAAACGCGGCAGCCATCTGGCGCTCTCGCTGGAACGTCTCGAAGCGCTCGTGGGGCGCCCGGTTCAGCGGATCGGCCTCTCGGCCACCATCTACCCCCTGGAAACGGCCAGCCGCCTGCTCGTGGGGGCCCGCCCTGCCCCGGCCGTGGTCAACGCCGCCAGGCCTCGCACCCTGGACCTGGCCATCGAAATCCCCCGCGATGAACTGGGTGCCGTGTGTACCAATGAACAGTGGGGCGAGCTTTACGATCGCGTGGCGGAGTTCGCCCGGCAGCATCGCTCCACGCTGGTGTTCGTGAACACACGCCGGCTCGTCGAACGCCTGGCGCACAACCTCTCCGCCCGGCTCGGTGAGGCCGCCGTGGGTGCCCACCACGGCAGCCTCTCGCGGGAGCGACGCTTTCAGACGGAACAGCGTCTCAAGGCTGGCGACCTGCAACTGGTGGTCGCCACCGCGTCGCTCGAGCTGGGCATCGACGTGGGGGCCGTGGATCTCGTGTGTCTCGTGGGCTCACCCCGCACCATCGCCACGGGCGTGCAACGCATCGGTCGCGCAAGTCACACGGTGGGCGGAACGCCCAAGGCGCGTTTGTTTCCCCTGACACGCGATCAATTGGTCGAGTGTGCGGGCCTCGTGCGCGCCGCGCGGCGGGGCACACTGGATCGAGTCGAGCTACGCACGGGGCCGCTCGACATTCTCGCCCAGCAGCTCGTGGCCGCGTGCGCCTGCGAGACCTGGGAGGAAGACGCCCTCTTCGAGCTGGTGCGTCGGGCAGCCCCTTACGACGCGCTCACGCGCGCGGACTTCGATGCCGTCGTCGACATGTTGGCCGAGGGGATCTCGACGAGCCGGGGGCGCCCGAGTGCTTTGCTCCACCGCGACGCCGTGAACCGGCGCTTGCGGGCGCGCAACGGCGCGCGGCTCACGGCCCTCACCTCGGGCGGCGCCATCCCCGATACGGCCCTCTTCGAGGTGGTGCTCGAGCCGGAGGGAACTTTGATTGGCACGGTCGACGAAGACTTCGCCATCGACTCGAGCGCGGGTGACGTCATTTTGCTCGGCAACACGTCTTGGCGCATTCGCCGGGTGGAGAACGGCAAAGTGCGGGTCGAAGACGCCGCGGGCGCACCGCCCTCGGTGCCGTTCTGGTTTGGAGAAGGTCCTGCCCGTACGCTCGAGCTTTCGGACGAGGTTGGTGAGCTCCGCGAGGAGATCGCCCGTCGCGCATGTCCCCCGTCGGAGTTGGATGTCTCGCCCGCGCGGATAGAGCCCGCTCTGCTTCGCAGCCTATCGGAGGGCAGCGCCCTCTGCGAGGCCGGCGCCAAGCTGCTGGCAGGCTACGTGGCGGCCGGGCACGCCGCGTTGGGGGCCGTACCGTCCCAGCGCTGCATCGTGGCCGAGCGCTTCTTCGACGAGTCGGGCGGCACCCAGCTCGTGATCCATGCGCCCTTCGGGGGGCGGATCAACCGGGCCTGGGGCATGGCGCTGCGCAAGCGTTTCTGCCGCTCGTTCGACTTCGAGTTGCAGGCCGCCGCCACCGACGAAGGTGTGCTGCTGTCGCTCTCGCCCCAGCACAGTTTCCCGCTGGAGCTCATTTTACAGATGCTGCGGCCGAACCTGGTCGACGAGTTGCTCACACAGGCGGCCCTGCAAGCGCCCATGTTCGAGACCCGCTGGCGCTGGAACGCCACACGCGCGCTGGCGCTGCGGCGAACACAAAACGGCAAACGGGTGCCCCCCAATCTGCTGCGCATGCGCTCACAGGATTTGCTGGCAGCCGTGTTTCCCGGGCAGGTGGCCTGCCAGGACAATCATGGGGGCGGGCCGATCGAAGTCCCCGATCACCCGCTCGTGAAGCAGACCCTTGCCGATTGCCTGGGCGAGTTGATGGACGCCGAGGGCCTCAAGCGGGTGCTCGAGGATCTCGTGGCAGGGCGCATTGCCACCGTGGTGCGCGAGACCACGGAACCGTCGGTGTTCGCGCACGAGATTCTCAATGCGAACCCGTATGCCTTCCTCGACGACGCCCCTCTCGAAGAGCGGCGTTCCCGAGCCGTGGCGGTTCGCCGAGGTCTGCCGGCGGAGCTGGCCAACTCGCTCGGACAGCTGGATCCTCAGGCGCTCGCCTCGGTCGTGGAGGCTGCCGCGCCGCTCGTGCGCAGCGCCGATGAACTGCACGACCTCTTGTTGGAAGTGGGAGTCTGGCCCGCGGCCGAAGGCGAAGCGCGAGGCTGGACCACTGGCTTCACGCGGCTGGAGGAAGAGCGACGCGCAGGTGTGCTCGGGCTCGCGGGAGCTCACCCGCCCAAACACTTCTGGGTCGCCGCCGAGCGCCTCAGTCTGGTGAAGGCCATCTGGCCTGACGCTTCCGTGCCCCCCGGGCTGATTGAACCCCCAGCCCGGCGTGCCCACGCCTGGGAAGGTCGTGACGGCGCCCTCACGGACGTGGTGCGCGGGCACATGGCGTTTTCGCCGCCTCTCACCGCCGAGGCGCTGGCGGAACGCCTGGGCGTAACAACGAGCGATGCGGAAGCGGCACTCGCAGGCGTGGAGGCACAGGGCGGCGTCATGCGGGGGCGATGGACGGATCCCCCCCCGCCTGCCCACGATCAAGGGCGAGAGCAATGGGTCGATCGAAGGCTGCTCGCCCGCGCCAACCGCTTGACCGTGGAGGGCCTTCGTCGCGGCATCGAGCCAGCCACGCCAGCCGACCTCATGCGCTTTCTCTTTGCCTGGCAGCACGTCGGCCCCGGACGCCAGCTCACGGGGCGGGACGGCCTGCTGGAGATCGTGGGACAGCTCCAGGGATTCGAGGCCGCCGCCGTGACCTGGGAGCGCGATCTGCTGCCAGCGCGCCTTGCTGGCTATGATCCCGGCTGGCTCGACGATCTGTGTCTTGGCGGCCACGTGTCGTGGGGAAAACTTGCGCCACGCGCAGAGCCCAGCACGAGCCTGACGCGAGCCGCGCCGCTGTCCCTGGTCCTCCGCAGGGAGTTGCCCTGGTTGCTCGAACCCGTCGTTCCCCCCTCGGGAACCCCTGCGGAGGCGGCGCTGTCGGAGCCGGCGCAGAGCGTATTTCGCTTTCTGCAAGAGGCTGGCGCCAGCTTCCTGGATGACCTCGTGGTGGGCCTCGGCCTCGGGCGCAACGAGGTGGAGACGGCTCTTTGGGAACTGGTGGCTGCGGGACGCATCAGCGCCGACGGGTTTGCCAACCTCCGCGCGCTCATGCCTGACCGCCGACAGCCCGCACGTCCGCGTTGGTTCGGGAGCACGGGGGCACGCAGCAGCGCGCGCTTCGGAGCGGGCCGTTGGTCCCTGCTGCGGGGGCCAGCGCTTCAGCGTGGCGTGCCTCCCGAGGATGCACGCCGGGAACAATGGGCGCGGCAATGTCTCAGACGGTTCGGGGTGCTGTTCCGGGACTTACTCGCACGGGAAGCCCACGCCCCCCCTTGGCGTGAGCTGCTGCCCACACTGCGTCTCATGGAAATGCGCGGCGAGATCCGCGGGGGGCGGCTGGTGGAAGGTTTCGTTGGAGAACAGTTCGCGCTGCCCGAAGCGCTCGAGGCCCTTCGCCACACCCGTAAGCAACCCCCGACGGGGACACGCACGACGCTGTCGGCCTGCGATCCACTCAATCTGATCGGCATCACGTCACCCGGCGCCCGAGTGCCGGCCTTACCCCACCACACGGTGACTTACATCGATGGCGTGCCCTTGACCCACGAGCTCGTCACGTGCAGCGACACGGACGTCGTTTCTGGCCCCACCCTGACGAGTGCCTCGCCTCCCGGATGA
- a CDS encoding class I SAM-dependent methyltransferase yields MKTPDESGADALAIVTPKGKRRVESGHPWVFRQDVQSGPGADALTGGPSLVTVMDPRGQALGVALWAAASKVALRMLTRSTLPAAPGRSGRGNDTERLMDLLRGRLARALAHREAMGLARTQSAFRAVHAEGDDVPGLFVDKYAHAAVVQVAALAFEPLLPSIAEHVAEALSVNVVVARNDTSMRDFEGLPRKDFVAWGQGATTVRYRLGPNELEADLLRDGKTGGFLDQADNHAFVASLSQPGGRALDAFTFHGGFALALARRASYVLAADADLEASRRARSNAALNGLGHMEVRCADAYALLASLEAAGQTFDTVVLDPPAFAKRVGAVAAAEKAYHELFVRGLRVTAPGALFVCCSCSGQVDRALFDRVVTEAAATARRSVQILARRGAGLDHPERLGVPETGHLKCWVMRVL; encoded by the coding sequence GTGAAAACCCCAGACGAGTCGGGCGCCGACGCCCTTGCCATCGTGACGCCCAAAGGCAAGCGCCGCGTAGAGTCTGGACATCCTTGGGTGTTTCGCCAGGACGTGCAGAGCGGCCCGGGCGCAGACGCCCTCACCGGGGGACCGAGTCTGGTCACCGTGATGGATCCCCGGGGGCAGGCCCTGGGCGTTGCTTTGTGGGCCGCGGCCTCGAAGGTCGCCCTGCGCATGCTCACGCGGTCGACGCTGCCTGCTGCGCCAGGCCGCTCTGGCCGTGGCAACGACACGGAGCGCCTGATGGACCTTTTACGAGGGCGCCTGGCGCGCGCCCTGGCCCACCGTGAGGCCATGGGCCTGGCGCGCACGCAATCGGCCTTTCGGGCGGTGCACGCCGAGGGTGACGATGTGCCGGGCCTTTTCGTCGACAAATACGCCCACGCGGCGGTGGTGCAGGTGGCGGCTTTGGCGTTCGAGCCCCTGCTTCCGAGCATTGCCGAGCACGTGGCCGAGGCATTGTCGGTCAACGTGGTGGTGGCCCGCAATGACACCTCAATGCGCGATTTCGAAGGGCTGCCCCGCAAGGACTTCGTCGCGTGGGGCCAGGGCGCGACCACGGTTCGGTATCGGCTGGGGCCCAACGAACTCGAAGCCGATCTGCTCCGCGACGGCAAAACCGGGGGGTTTTTGGATCAGGCGGACAACCATGCGTTCGTGGCATCGCTTAGCCAGCCGGGGGGCCGCGCGCTCGACGCCTTCACCTTTCACGGCGGTTTCGCTCTCGCGTTGGCGCGCAGGGCGTCTTATGTGCTCGCGGCCGACGCCGACCTCGAGGCCAGTCGACGGGCGCGCTCCAATGCGGCCCTCAATGGTCTTGGGCACATGGAGGTTCGCTGCGCGGACGCGTACGCCTTGCTTGCGAGCCTCGAAGCGGCGGGACAGACGTTCGACACCGTCGTGCTGGATCCGCCCGCGTTCGCCAAGCGCGTGGGCGCCGTGGCGGCGGCAGAGAAGGCGTACCACGAGCTCTTCGTCCGGGGCCTGCGCGTGACGGCGCCGGGCGCCTTGTTCGTGTGCTGTTCGTGCTCCGGGCAGGTCGATCGGGCCTTATTCGACCGCGTGGTCACGGAAGCGGCGGCCACGGCCCGCAGGTCGGTGCAGATCCTGGCGCGTCGGGGCGCCGGACTCGACCACCCGGAGCGGCTCGGGGTTCCCGAGACCGGACATTTGAAGTGCTGGGTGATGCGCGTTCTGTAA
- a CDS encoding queuosine precursor transporter has translation MSTALHRKEHLYLWLVGVFVAALLTADLIGGRFFRLAGRDLSAGMLAFPLTFLLTDVVNEFYGAQATRRLTFVGLGAAVFAFAVINVALALPVSPESPLSDEAFRATFGWSNRLYVASLTAYLAGQLLDIAVFSGLRRLTRHKLLWLRATGSTLVSQGIDTLMVNFVLLGGFKSTSFIMDVARDSYVLKILIALALTPLVYLVHAFVGRVLKVDERPLP, from the coding sequence ATGTCGACCGCCCTACACCGCAAGGAGCACCTTTACCTCTGGCTCGTCGGCGTTTTCGTGGCGGCGCTCCTCACCGCCGACCTCATCGGCGGTCGCTTTTTCCGCCTCGCGGGCAGGGACCTGTCCGCGGGCATGCTGGCCTTCCCCCTCACATTCCTGCTCACCGACGTAGTGAACGAGTTTTATGGGGCCCAGGCCACCCGGCGTCTCACCTTCGTGGGTCTTGGTGCCGCCGTGTTTGCGTTTGCGGTGATCAACGTGGCGCTCGCGCTGCCTGTCAGCCCCGAATCGCCCCTCTCCGACGAAGCCTTTCGGGCCACCTTTGGATGGTCAAATCGGCTCTACGTCGCGTCGCTCACGGCCTATCTTGCGGGCCAGTTGCTCGACATTGCCGTGTTCTCTGGGCTCCGTCGGCTGACCCGGCACAAGTTGCTGTGGTTGCGGGCTACGGGCTCTACCCTGGTGAGCCAGGGAATCGACACCTTGATGGTGAACTTTGTCCTCCTGGGAGGCTTCAAGTCGACTTCGTTCATCATGGACGTGGCACGAGACTCCTACGTGCTCAAGATCCTGATTGCGCTGGCGCTCACGCCCCTCGTTTATCTCGTGCACGCCTTCGTTGGGCGCGTTCTGAAGGTTGACGAGCGCCCCCTGCCGTAA
- a CDS encoding TlpA family protein disulfide reductase, which yields MAKNLSTQSDSAGTQSSLRAGTPKNKRLAGAIIVALFTGWVTARFFVSAHDTIAATRENACRALEPSPLPQAVANGLPADFKLPDATGKMWSLADLKGRPVLLNFWATWCPPCVEEMPALETLAEQLGNDAVVLAVSVDDDWDAVRRFFPKGTPISVVWDESKTVPKSFGTDKYPESFLVDASGKLRHYFVNKRKWDSGEARDCILGAR from the coding sequence ATGGCCAAGAACCTCTCCACACAGTCCGACAGCGCGGGCACGCAGAGCTCTTTGCGCGCCGGCACCCCCAAGAACAAGCGTCTGGCCGGAGCCATCATCGTAGCCCTCTTTACGGGGTGGGTGACCGCACGCTTTTTCGTGTCAGCTCATGACACGATCGCCGCAACCCGCGAGAACGCCTGCCGTGCGCTCGAGCCCTCCCCTCTGCCGCAGGCCGTGGCTAACGGGCTGCCTGCCGACTTCAAGCTGCCGGATGCGACGGGAAAGATGTGGTCCCTCGCGGATCTGAAAGGCCGGCCCGTGTTGCTGAACTTCTGGGCCACCTGGTGCCCCCCATGTGTCGAAGAAATGCCAGCCCTGGAGACTCTGGCCGAGCAATTGGGCAACGACGCCGTCGTGCTGGCCGTAAGCGTCGATGACGACTGGGATGCGGTTCGCCGCTTCTTCCCGAAGGGCACGCCCATTTCCGTGGTTTGGGACGAAAGCAAAACCGTGCCCAAGAGCTTCGGCACCGACAAGTACCCCGAATCCTTCCTCGTCGATGCCTCGGGGAAGCTGCGTCACTACTTCGTCAACAAGCGAAAATGGGACTCGGGCGAGGCGCGAGACTGCATCCTCGGCGCGCGCTAG
- a CDS encoding thioredoxin domain-containing protein, producing MKQAASAPPPQAAANDEPAGPENDQTVTKVDPGTSPSRGPKNAPVTMVVFSEFQCPFCSRIKPTLDAIEQEYKGKVRIVFKHFPLDFHQNAKPAAMASMAAAEQGKFWEMHDKLFANQQSLDRASLEKYAQEIGLDMNKFKTALDSNKFASAIEEDVKLGQSVGVNGTPATFINGRKIGGAYPLDTFKKVLEQELAKVKKGA from the coding sequence ATGAAGCAGGCCGCCTCGGCGCCGCCTCCCCAGGCTGCTGCCAATGACGAGCCCGCCGGACCCGAGAACGACCAAACGGTCACCAAAGTGGACCCAGGTACGTCCCCCTCACGGGGCCCCAAGAACGCGCCTGTCACCATGGTGGTGTTCAGTGAGTTCCAGTGCCCCTTCTGCAGCCGTATCAAGCCCACCCTGGACGCCATCGAGCAAGAGTACAAGGGCAAGGTTCGGATCGTCTTCAAGCACTTCCCCCTCGACTTCCACCAGAACGCCAAGCCTGCCGCGATGGCCTCGATGGCGGCCGCCGAACAGGGCAAGTTCTGGGAGATGCACGATAAGCTCTTTGCCAACCAACAGAGCCTCGACCGAGCGAGCCTCGAGAAGTACGCCCAAGAGATCGGTCTCGACATGAACAAGTTCAAGACCGCGCTCGACTCGAACAAGTTCGCCTCGGCCATCGAGGAAGACGTGAAGCTCGGCCAGTCGGTGGGAGTGAACGGCACCCCGGCCACCTTCATCAACGGCCGGAAGATTGGCGGCGCCTACCCTCTCGACACCTTCAAGAAGGTGTTGGAGCAGGAGCTGGCCAAAGTCAAAAAGGGCGCCTGA
- a CDS encoding hemolysin family protein: MTSSIALVLTVVLLFANAFFVASEFAIVKIRPTRIQELVHQGHRRARLLAGIADRLDAFLSANQLGITLCSLGIGWLGEPALARLIRPLLEGLGGWAAGASHALALSGAFVCITFFHTVVGELAPKSLALQRTEPVALWTAPALQAFYWLAFPLIWTLTKAANLVLRGLGLRDTSEAELLHSPQELRLVLQHARLDPGARRLIDRVFDYTHRVARQVMTLRRDVVVLEARRSFDDNLRVALAHQYTRYPLVVPEGDRVIGYVHLKDIFAALASGRRPKTMAEIVREPIFISEESRLEWLRREFQRRRVHIAVVLGPDHRFSGIVTLEDLIEEFVGEICDEQDYEEIPPIVVHADGSFEVDARVTLDVAARDLGLVLRSEDPSVDTVGAFVESTLEERPLPGDRFDFAGFQLTILGLRDGRIRRLGGERATSAAEVASVRD, from the coding sequence ATGACCTCCAGCATTGCGCTGGTCCTTACCGTCGTCCTGCTCTTCGCCAACGCGTTCTTCGTCGCTTCGGAATTCGCGATCGTGAAGATCCGTCCGACCCGCATCCAGGAACTCGTTCACCAAGGCCACCGGCGGGCGCGGCTCCTGGCGGGCATCGCCGACCGACTCGATGCGTTCTTGTCGGCAAACCAACTCGGCATCACGCTGTGCTCGCTGGGCATCGGCTGGCTGGGGGAGCCTGCGCTCGCCCGCTTGATCCGCCCCTTGCTCGAGGGGCTCGGAGGCTGGGCCGCAGGCGCGAGCCACGCGCTGGCCCTCTCGGGCGCCTTCGTCTGCATCACCTTTTTCCATACAGTGGTGGGCGAGCTCGCGCCCAAGTCACTAGCCCTGCAGCGGACCGAGCCCGTCGCTCTTTGGACCGCGCCCGCCCTGCAGGCGTTTTACTGGCTCGCTTTCCCACTCATTTGGACGCTGACCAAAGCCGCCAACCTCGTCTTGCGGGGCTTGGGGCTGCGCGACACTTCGGAGGCCGAGTTGCTTCACAGCCCCCAGGAGCTCCGGCTGGTTCTCCAGCACGCCCGTCTGGACCCGGGCGCGCGGCGGCTCATTGATCGTGTCTTCGACTACACGCATCGCGTGGCCCGTCAGGTGATGACCCTGCGGCGGGACGTGGTGGTGCTCGAGGCGCGACGCAGCTTCGACGACAACCTGCGGGTCGCCCTGGCGCATCAGTACACACGCTACCCGCTGGTGGTCCCCGAAGGCGACCGCGTGATCGGCTACGTGCACTTGAAGGACATCTTCGCCGCGCTCGCTAGCGGCCGAAGACCCAAAACCATGGCCGAGATCGTCCGCGAGCCCATATTCATATCGGAGGAGAGCCGCCTCGAGTGGCTGAGGCGCGAGTTCCAGAGACGCCGGGTGCACATCGCGGTGGTGCTGGGGCCGGACCACAGGTTCAGCGGCATCGTGACGCTCGAGGACCTCATCGAGGAGTTCGTGGGCGAGATCTGCGATGAACAGGACTACGAAGAGATCCCTCCCATCGTGGTGCATGCCGATGGCAGCTTCGAGGTGGACGCCCGGGTGACGTTGGACGTTGCGGCGCGCGATTTGGGCTTGGTCCTGCGCTCGGAGGACCCGAGCGTGGACACCGTGGGGGCTTTCGTGGAATCGACCCTGGAGGAACGCCCGTTGCCGGGCGACCGCTTCGATTTCGCCGGGTTTCAGCTCACGATCTTGGGCCTCCGCGACGGGCGTATCCGCAGATTGGGCGGGGAGCGCGCAACCTCCGCCGCGGAGGTTGCGTCCGTCCGGGACTGA
- a CDS encoding GNAT family N-acetyltransferase, whose amino-acid sequence MRRRWSIRPAHPHEWSDAVRHASALFRPGLPEDAMARAYPLLLGAGNVTNLWVAHDGADIVAHVGYRLVEIDTGKGVYLGALFGAVFTAEAWRGQGLATQVLSRATEAARQQGAAFGVISGTRNLYQRQGFFPLPRATGYRIDGGSANGPHALTMRPITTSQWGLVQALHASRTPRFSRGEGDWKALLESQTLWFGAGEVWAVFDESSASSPGAYFALEKEPRTREATGPCRRALEWGGNALWARQALEQCARTRGLVEWVVAAHDAEAHRAAAQAPRLAGRLVDLGISAAAWRLAVATDDIPLYGLDYV is encoded by the coding sequence GTGCGACGCAGGTGGTCGATTCGCCCCGCTCACCCCCACGAGTGGTCGGACGCCGTCAGGCACGCCAGCGCGTTGTTTCGCCCGGGCCTGCCCGAGGACGCCATGGCCCGTGCCTATCCTCTGCTTCTCGGCGCGGGGAACGTGACGAATCTGTGGGTGGCCCACGATGGAGCCGACATCGTGGCCCACGTGGGATACCGCCTGGTGGAAATCGACACGGGCAAAGGGGTGTATCTGGGGGCCCTTTTCGGGGCCGTCTTCACCGCCGAGGCCTGGCGAGGGCAAGGCCTGGCGACGCAGGTCCTCTCACGGGCCACGGAGGCCGCGAGACAGCAAGGTGCTGCGTTCGGGGTCATCTCGGGGACCCGAAATCTCTACCAACGGCAAGGCTTTTTTCCATTGCCGCGCGCCACCGGCTACCGCATTGACGGGGGGAGCGCCAATGGCCCTCACGCATTGACAATGCGTCCAATCACCACCTCGCAATGGGGCCTCGTCCAGGCGTTGCACGCCTCGCGCACGCCCCGGTTCTCCAGAGGTGAAGGCGACTGGAAAGCCCTGCTCGAAAGCCAGACCTTGTGGTTCGGGGCGGGTGAAGTGTGGGCCGTTTTCGACGAAAGCAGCGCCTCCTCGCCCGGCGCTTATTTCGCACTCGAAAAAGAACCACGCACTCGCGAGGCGACAGGCCCCTGCCGTCGGGCACTCGAATGGGGAGGAAACGCGCTGTGGGCGCGCCAGGCACTCGAGCAATGCGCCCGGACGCGGGGGCTGGTCGAGTGGGTCGTCGCGGCTCACGATGCCGAAGCTCACCGTGCGGCCGCCCAGGCCCCTCGCCTTGCGGGGCGGCTCGTCGACCTGGGGATCTCCGCCGCCGCCTGGCGGCTCGCTGTGGCGACTGACGACATCCCCCTTTACGGCCTCGACTACGTCTGA